The following coding sequences lie in one Methylotuvimicrobium alcaliphilum 20Z genomic window:
- a CDS encoding Uma2 family endonuclease: MANTALKLPSYDDILALPENLVGEIINGRLEVQPRPAPKHALTCSSLGIEIGSLFHGRHGGSTGWWILDEPELHIGGHVLVSDLAGWRKQRMPQLPETAWFEMVPDWVCEVLSPATAKIDRSEKMPIYAGLGVFYCWLIDPMLHTLETYRLQEGHWLLQQSLKDDDQVSADPFAEHSFSLSHLWE, translated from the coding sequence ATGGCAAACACCGCGCTTAAATTACCCAGTTATGACGATATTCTGGCTTTGCCCGAAAATTTGGTCGGTGAGATCATCAATGGACGTTTGGAAGTGCAGCCGAGGCCCGCGCCGAAGCATGCTTTGACTTGTTCATCGTTGGGTATTGAAATTGGTTCACTATTTCATGGTAGACATGGTGGTTCTACCGGCTGGTGGATACTTGACGAGCCGGAATTGCACATCGGCGGTCATGTTTTGGTATCGGATCTCGCAGGATGGCGTAAACAACGCATGCCGCAACTGCCGGAGACGGCTTGGTTTGAAATGGTGCCCGATTGGGTCTGCGAGGTTTTATCGCCCGCAACCGCCAAAATCGATCGCAGCGAAAAAATGCCGATTTATGCGGGTCTGGGTGTGTTCTATTGTTGGTTGATCGATCCGATGTTGCATACGCTCGAAACGTATCGCTTACAAGAAGGTCATTGGCTATTGCAGCAGAGTTTAAAGGATGACGATCAAGTCAGCGCCGATCCATTTGCCGAGCATTCATTTAGTTTGAGTCATTTGTGGGAATAA
- a CDS encoding BrnT family toxin, which produces MKHVDAADEQRFVSLGMGGKDRILVVVWTLRGDCVRLISAWKANQPQKKRYEQQF; this is translated from the coding sequence GTGAAGCATGTCGATGCTGCCGACGAGCAGCGTTTTGTATCGCTGGGCATGGGTGGGAAAGATCGTATTTTAGTCGTGGTGTGGACGTTACGAGGCGACTGTGTGCGCCTGATTTCCGCATGGAAAGCCAACCAACCGCAGAAGAAACGCTATGAACAACAATTCTGA
- a CDS encoding helix-turn-helix domain-containing protein, with translation MPKKYRSDAFAAIHETMEALHEIGAVDKQTMREFDEACLTPIHVLTPEEIKEIRLREHISQPVFARYLVFPRILFLTGSVV, from the coding sequence ATGCCTAAGAAATACCGCAGCGATGCCTTTGCCGCCATCCATGAGACGATGGAGGCTTTGCACGAAATTGGCGCCGTCGATAAGCAGACGATGCGTGAATTTGATGAGGCGTGTCTGACGCCGATTCATGTACTGACACCGGAAGAGATCAAGGAGATCCGTTTGCGTGAGCACATCTCGCAGCCGGTGTTTGCACGCTACCTCGTGTTTCCAAGAATCTTGTTTCTGACTGGGAGCGTGGTGTAA
- a CDS encoding glycosyltransferase, which translates to MGKSRYQIIHPGAALNSDTLVLLFVGRLVEKKGVADLIRAVHLLPDDLKHKTELWIIGDGTERDSLEALACRYGLSDRVKFHGRIPNQDLTDYYAAADIFIAPSVVDGKGDTEGQGVILLEAMASGTAVISTKTGGISEVITHLKTGLLISPEQPEELEAAIERLMVNSDLRQALATAGQSRAQLYDWSIIGERFSALYRQLTGSLR; encoded by the coding sequence ATGGGCAAAAGCCGTTACCAAATCATTCATCCTGGAGCGGCGCTAAATTCCGATACCTTGGTTTTGCTGTTTGTCGGCCGGTTGGTTGAAAAAAAAGGCGTGGCCGATTTAATTCGCGCCGTGCATTTGTTGCCGGACGATTTAAAACATAAAACCGAGCTTTGGATAATCGGCGACGGTACCGAACGCGATTCGCTCGAAGCATTGGCGTGCCGGTATGGGCTGTCCGACAGGGTTAAATTTCACGGCCGCATTCCTAATCAAGATTTAACGGACTATTACGCCGCAGCCGATATATTCATCGCGCCGTCTGTCGTCGACGGCAAAGGAGACACCGAAGGGCAGGGCGTTATTTTGTTGGAGGCAATGGCGAGCGGAACGGCTGTAATTAGCACGAAAACCGGCGGTATTAGCGAAGTGATCACGCATCTCAAAACCGGCCTGTTAATTTCCCCCGAGCAACCGGAGGAGCTTGAAGCGGCGATCGAGCGACTCATGGTCAATTCGGACTTACGGCAGGCTTTGGCAACGGCCGGGCAAAGCCGGGCGCAACTCTACGATTGGTCTATTATAGGCGAGCGGTTTTCGGCGCTGTATCGGCAATTGACCGGCAGTCTCCGATAA
- a CDS encoding addiction module antidote protein, which translates to MCIKAIRFREARASQTAFPSKELGNERIQLYNPFDYLQSDEEITEYLTQALMDDDPRVLGIALGYLAKARGIADLAEKTGLNRESLYKTLSGKTQPKWSTINRIIKALNIRIQAVT; encoded by the coding sequence TTGTGCATAAAGGCAATTCGGTTTCGAGAAGCTAGAGCTTCTCAGACTGCATTCCCAAGCAAAGAGCTTGGGAACGAGCGAATCCAGCTTTATAATCCGTTTGATTATTTGCAAAGTGACGAGGAGATTACCGAGTATTTAACTCAAGCACTTATGGATGACGATCCGCGCGTTTTGGGGATTGCGTTAGGGTATTTGGCTAAAGCGCGCGGCATAGCAGATTTGGCTGAAAAAACAGGGCTGAATCGAGAAAGTTTATATAAAACGCTATCAGGGAAAACGCAACCGAAATGGAGCACCATTAACCGAATTATCAAGGCACTGAATATTAGGATTCAAGCGGTAACTTAA